One window of Marmota flaviventris isolate mMarFla1 chromosome 5, mMarFla1.hap1, whole genome shotgun sequence genomic DNA carries:
- the Arl10 gene encoding ADP-ribosylation factor-like protein 10, whose product MAPRPLGPLVLALGGAAAVLGSVLFILWKTYFGSGRERRWDRGEAWWGAEPSRLPQWDEWDPEDEEEEEEEPALEELEQREVLVLGLDGSGKSTFLRVLSGKPPLEGHIPTWGFNSVRLPTKDFEVDLLEIGGSQNLRFYWKEFVNEVDVLVFMVDSADRLRLPWARQELHKLLDKDPDLPVVVVANKQDLSEAMSMVELQQELGLQAVDSQREVFLLAASIAPAGPGFENPGTVHIWKLLLELLS is encoded by the exons ATGGCGCCGCGCCCACTGGGCCCCTTGGTGCTGGCCTTGGGCGGTGCCGCGGCAGTGCTCGGCTCTGTGCTCTTCATCCTCTGGAAAACCTACTTCGGCAGTGGACGGGAGAGGCGTTGGGACCGGGGCGAGGCCTGGTGGGGCGCGGAGCCCTCCCGTCTACCCCAGTGGGACGAGTGGGAC cccgaggacgaggaggaggaggaggaggagccggCGCTCGAAGAGTTAGAGCAGCGCGAGGTGCTGGTGCTGGGACTGGATGGCTCTGGGAAGAGCACGTTCCTACGTGTGCTGTCAGGGAAGCCACCGCTGGAAGGCCACATCCCCACCTGGGGCTTCAACTCCGTGAGGCTACCTACCAAGGACTTCGAGGTGGACCTGCTAGAGA TCGGTGGCAGCCAGAACCTACGCTTCTACTGGAAGGAGTTTGTGAATGAGGTGGATGTGCTGGTCTTCATGGTGGACTCAGCTGACCGGCTGCGGTTGCCCTGGGCCCGGCAAGAACTTCATAAACTGCTGGACAAAGACCCTGACCTGCCTGTCGTTGTGGTTGCCAATAAGCAG GACCTGAGCGAGGCCATGAGTATGGTGGAGCTGCAGCAGGAGCTGGGCTTGCAGGCCGTCGACAGCCAACGGGAAGTTTTCCTCTTGGCAGCCAGCATTGCCCCTGCTGGACCTGGCTTTGAAAATCCTGGCACCGTGCATATTTGGAAACTGCTCTTGGAGCTTCTCTCCTAG